The Streptomyces sp. SS1-1 genome has a segment encoding these proteins:
- a CDS encoding AAA domain-containing protein — MTVTFDPSAAAAEATGAILHDTLHGTARGVVVDSPPGAGKSTLVVRAALELAEAGRPLMIVAQTNAQVDDLVLSLAAKNPELPVGRLHSSDADPYDKALDAHPQVRTSAKAGDLAGLPVVVSTAAKWGHVKTDEPWPHAIVDEAYQMRSDALLAVAGLFERALFVGDPGQLDPFSIVGGEQWAGLSYDPAASAVTTLLAHNPELPQHRLPVSWRLPASAAPLVSDAFYPYTPFRSGTGHGDRRLSFAVASDGSGPDRVIDEAAVSGWGLLELPARHTPRTDPEAVGAVASVVRRLLDRGGAATSERSPDPVPLTAARIAVGTAHRDQAAAVRAALAELGVSDVTVDTANRLQGREYDVTVVLHPLSGRPDATAFHLETGRLCVLTSRHRHACVVVCRAGVGDLLDDYPSTEPVQLGTLVKFPDGWEANHAVLARLAEHRVTWRV; from the coding sequence GTGACCGTCACGTTCGATCCGTCCGCCGCGGCGGCCGAGGCCACCGGGGCGATCCTCCACGACACGCTGCACGGCACCGCGCGCGGTGTGGTGGTCGACTCGCCGCCCGGCGCGGGCAAGTCCACGCTCGTGGTGCGCGCCGCGCTGGAACTCGCCGAGGCGGGGCGGCCGCTGATGATCGTGGCGCAGACGAACGCGCAGGTGGACGACCTGGTGCTGTCGCTCGCCGCGAAGAACCCCGAGCTGCCCGTGGGCCGGCTGCACAGCAGTGACGCCGACCCGTACGACAAGGCCCTGGACGCGCATCCGCAGGTGCGCACGTCGGCGAAGGCGGGTGATCTCGCGGGGCTGCCGGTGGTCGTCTCCACGGCGGCCAAGTGGGGGCATGTGAAGACCGACGAGCCCTGGCCGCACGCGATCGTCGACGAGGCGTACCAGATGCGTTCGGACGCGCTGCTCGCCGTGGCGGGGCTGTTCGAGCGGGCGCTGTTCGTCGGCGACCCGGGGCAGCTGGACCCGTTCTCGATCGTGGGCGGCGAGCAGTGGGCGGGCCTGTCGTACGACCCGGCGGCGTCCGCCGTCACGACGCTGCTGGCCCACAACCCCGAGCTGCCCCAGCACCGGCTGCCGGTGTCCTGGCGGCTGCCCGCGTCCGCGGCGCCCCTGGTCTCGGACGCCTTCTACCCGTACACCCCGTTCCGCAGCGGTACCGGTCACGGCGACCGGCGGCTCTCCTTCGCCGTGGCGTCGGACGGCTCCGGGCCGGACCGGGTGATCGACGAGGCGGCCGTGTCGGGCTGGGGGCTGCTGGAGCTGCCCGCCCGGCACACGCCGCGCACGGACCCGGAGGCGGTGGGGGCGGTCGCGTCGGTGGTACGGCGGCTGCTGGACCGGGGTGGCGCGGCCACGTCGGAGCGCTCCCCCGACCCGGTGCCGCTGACGGCCGCCCGGATCGCGGTCGGCACCGCGCACCGGGACCAGGCGGCGGCGGTCCGCGCGGCCCTGGCCGAGCTGGGGGTGTCGGACGTCACCGTCGACACCGCGAACCGGCTCCAGGGCCGCGAGTACGACGTGACGGTCGTCCTGCACCCCCTGTCCGGCCGCCCCGACGCCACGGCGTTCCACCTGGAGACGGGCCGCCTGTGCGTCCTGACCTCCCGGCACCGGCACGCGTGCGTCGTGGTGTGCCGTGCGGGCGTCGGCGACCTCCTGGACGACTATCCGTCCACGGAACCGGTCCAACTGGGCACGCTGGTGAAGTTCCCTGACGGCTGGGAGGCCAACCACGCGGTCCTGGCCCGCCTCGCGGAACACCGGGTGACCTGGCGGGTGTGA
- a CDS encoding bifunctional DNA primase/polymerase yields the protein MSSTPDALFQDGRCDVTGVTRDGAAWLASAGTYPRSTLALWRERPQAPVVLPCGSVFDVVSAPAVFGRRMLDRLWNEGPGSGPVAAHRGRLLMFAAPGTAQRLPSLLRWEDFGRTEGIPPLLCHGAGDAVTVPSATGARTAGEPPRESRWLVAPDTRNPWLPGPEVLLWAAVRAARATVRISIFPHADQGAKVYDVSRRR from the coding sequence ATGAGCAGCACACCGGACGCACTCTTCCAGGACGGCCGCTGCGACGTCACCGGGGTCACCCGTGACGGCGCCGCCTGGCTCGCCTCCGCAGGAACGTATCCGCGCAGCACGCTCGCCCTGTGGCGGGAGCGCCCGCAGGCCCCCGTGGTCCTGCCGTGCGGCTCGGTCTTCGACGTCGTCAGCGCGCCCGCCGTCTTCGGGCGCCGCATGCTCGACCGGCTGTGGAACGAGGGCCCGGGCTCCGGACCCGTCGCCGCCCATCGCGGGCGCCTGCTGATGTTCGCCGCTCCGGGCACCGCCCAGCGGCTGCCGTCCCTGCTGCGCTGGGAGGACTTCGGCCGTACGGAGGGCATCCCGCCGCTGCTGTGCCACGGTGCCGGGGACGCGGTGACCGTCCCCTCCGCGACCGGTGCGCGCACGGCCGGCGAGCCCCCGCGGGAGTCCCGCTGGCTGGTGGCTCCGGACACCCGTAATCCCTGGTTACCGGGCCCGGAGGTACTCCTCTGGGCGGCCGTGCGGGCGGCTCGGGCGACCGTGCGGATATCGATTTTTCCCCACGCCGATCAGGGTGCTAAGGTCTACGACGTCAGCAGGCGCCGCTAG
- a CDS encoding M6 family metalloprotease domain-containing protein → MSREPFPEVVVPRQFPLLRGTGLPRDRRRLRSTAAVFTTMSALAATSLIAGPSSAEPFDAAPCALARTSAHHSEGLDTWNAAYPRPTRKLDAVMVFLSFPDSPPRTTPAELAADHFPATSHFFDRASYGRFSLRAHPMGHWLRMPKPSTAYAIQRDWRAADRAAYLRDALAAADPEVDFSRYDIVYFVADPDAPGVDSDATKVVNLERPLRADGTDIRRVVTVFENHPPDRLVLAHETGHVFDLPDLYHRPVDGKGDWDTYVGDWDLMGSQFGMSPDLFAWHKWKLGWLDPRQVVCVRGMGSSTRLTLEPLAAGAGVPVPVGAAGAPGFSGTPGTVPGFGLGNGIKLAVVRTGADSVLAFEVRSPAGNDVQGCREGVLVYRVRSHTESGGGPIEVVDAHPGSEACWEESVYPPLADAPVGLGESFTVPEDGVRVEVEGRSVSGAWTVRITTVR, encoded by the coding sequence GTGTCCCGCGAACCGTTCCCGGAGGTCGTCGTGCCGCGTCAGTTCCCCCTGCTCCGTGGGACGGGCCTGCCGCGGGACCGGCGCCGACTGCGCAGTACGGCCGCGGTGTTCACCACCATGTCGGCGCTCGCGGCCACCTCGCTGATCGCCGGCCCCTCGTCCGCCGAACCCTTCGACGCGGCACCCTGTGCCCTCGCCCGCACGTCCGCCCACCACTCCGAGGGCCTGGACACCTGGAACGCCGCCTATCCGCGCCCCACCCGCAAACTGGACGCGGTGATGGTGTTCCTGTCCTTCCCGGACTCCCCGCCGCGGACCACCCCGGCCGAACTGGCCGCCGACCACTTCCCGGCGACCAGCCACTTCTTCGACCGCGCCTCCTACGGCCGGTTCAGCCTGCGCGCCCATCCGATGGGGCACTGGCTGCGCATGCCGAAGCCGTCCACGGCGTACGCCATACAGCGTGACTGGCGGGCCGCCGACCGTGCCGCCTACCTGCGGGACGCGCTCGCCGCGGCCGACCCGGAGGTGGACTTCTCCCGCTACGACATCGTGTACTTCGTCGCCGATCCGGACGCGCCCGGCGTCGACTCCGACGCCACGAAGGTCGTCAACCTGGAGAGGCCGCTGCGGGCCGACGGCACGGACATCCGGCGGGTCGTCACCGTCTTCGAGAACCATCCGCCGGACCGTCTGGTCCTCGCCCATGAGACCGGCCACGTCTTCGACCTGCCGGACCTCTACCACCGCCCGGTGGACGGCAAGGGCGACTGGGACACCTATGTCGGGGACTGGGACCTGATGGGCAGCCAGTTCGGGATGTCCCCGGACCTGTTCGCCTGGCACAAGTGGAAGCTGGGCTGGCTGGACCCCCGGCAGGTGGTGTGCGTACGGGGCATGGGCTCCTCGACCCGGCTCACCCTGGAGCCGCTGGCGGCCGGCGCGGGCGTCCCGGTGCCGGTGGGCGCCGCCGGGGCACCCGGGTTCTCCGGTACGCCCGGCACGGTGCCGGGGTTCGGGCTGGGCAACGGCATCAAGCTCGCCGTCGTGCGCACCGGGGCCGACAGCGTGCTGGCCTTCGAGGTCCGCAGCCCGGCGGGCAACGACGTCCAGGGGTGCCGGGAGGGGGTGCTCGTCTACCGGGTCCGCAGCCACACCGAGTCCGGCGGCGGCCCCATCGAGGTGGTGGACGCGCATCCGGGCAGCGAGGCGTGCTGGGAGGAGTCCGTGTATCCGCCGCTCGCGGACGCGCCGGTCGGGCTCGGCGAGAGCTTCACGGTGCCGGAGGACGGGGTGCGCGTGGAGGTGGAGGGGCGGTCCGTCTCGGGGGCGTGGACGGTGAGGATCACGACGGTGCGGTAG
- a CDS encoding putative bifunctional diguanylate cyclase/phosphodiesterase, protein MSGTSEGPAPAADLIGPAVTESGERPSPGTGGPPYAAVFRAAPLAMAMVDREGVVTGANPSFADLLGTGDDELAGSVAADLVDLASDARTWHAYREVLRGRQAELRCTRRLKHPDGRSLWARVTVAPLPGEESDAVLLSVADIGAHRELQARLRHLQMHDPVTRLPNRTLFFERLSAALEVESYDESGSTGRIGLCYLDLDGFKAINDTLGHRIGDKLLAAVAERLTRCAEEAGRSRSIPPLVARLGGDEFALLVEDSTGTDQLADLAESLLEAVREPFDLPGRRLSVSASIGVVERHAAGTTPTALMQAADTTLYWAKADGKDRWTLFDPERSAHLITRQALAATLRPAIERGEFALEYQPLVSMEDGRLRGVEALVRWNHPQFGVLPPNRFIGLAEEDGSIVPLGRWILATACRQAVDWQAAHPGEPPIFVSVNVAVRQVWDSDLVTDVARILEETRLEPRLLQLELTESAVMGSAGRPLRDLQALSDMGVRIAIDDFGTGYSNLAYLSRLPVSVLKLDGAFVRGFQYEGDETAAVTPNPADEVVVEAMIQLAHRLGLTVTAECVETLAQASRLRRIGCDTGQGWLYSRPVSPDRISELLGVKV, encoded by the coding sequence GTGAGCGGAACGTCCGAAGGGCCGGCGCCCGCGGCAGACCTCATCGGGCCGGCCGTCACAGAGAGTGGTGAACGGCCGTCCCCGGGTACCGGCGGGCCGCCCTACGCCGCCGTCTTCCGCGCCGCGCCGCTGGCGATGGCGATGGTCGACCGGGAGGGCGTGGTGACCGGGGCCAACCCCAGCTTCGCCGACCTGCTCGGCACCGGGGACGACGAGCTGGCCGGGTCGGTCGCCGCAGACCTGGTGGACCTCGCCTCCGACGCGCGCACCTGGCACGCGTACCGGGAGGTGCTGCGCGGCCGGCAGGCCGAACTGCGCTGCACGCGCCGCCTCAAGCACCCCGACGGGCGCTCGCTGTGGGCCCGGGTCACCGTCGCGCCGCTGCCCGGCGAGGAGTCGGACGCCGTCCTGCTGTCCGTCGCCGACATCGGCGCCCACCGCGAACTCCAGGCCCGGCTGCGGCACTTGCAGATGCACGACCCGGTGACCCGGCTGCCCAACCGCACCCTCTTCTTCGAACGGCTGTCGGCCGCGCTGGAGGTGGAGTCGTACGACGAGAGCGGCAGCACCGGACGGATCGGCCTGTGCTACCTGGACCTCGACGGCTTCAAGGCGATCAACGACACCCTCGGGCACCGCATCGGCGACAAGCTGCTGGCCGCCGTCGCCGAACGGCTCACGCGCTGCGCCGAGGAGGCCGGGCGCAGCCGGTCGATCCCGCCACTGGTGGCGCGGCTCGGCGGCGACGAGTTCGCGCTGCTCGTGGAGGACTCCACCGGCACCGACCAACTGGCCGACCTCGCCGAGTCGTTGCTGGAGGCGGTCCGGGAGCCGTTCGACCTGCCCGGCCGGCGGCTGTCGGTGTCGGCGTCGATCGGCGTGGTCGAGCGGCACGCGGCGGGCACGACCCCGACCGCCCTGATGCAGGCCGCCGACACCACGCTGTACTGGGCGAAGGCCGACGGCAAGGACCGCTGGACGCTCTTCGACCCCGAGCGCAGCGCACACCTCATCACCCGTCAGGCGCTCGCCGCCACGCTCCGTCCGGCCATCGAGCGCGGGGAGTTCGCGCTGGAGTACCAGCCGCTGGTGAGCATGGAGGACGGACGGCTGCGCGGGGTGGAGGCACTGGTCCGCTGGAACCATCCGCAGTTCGGCGTGCTGCCGCCGAATCGGTTCATCGGACTGGCGGAGGAGGACGGCTCGATCGTGCCGCTCGGCCGCTGGATCCTCGCCACGGCCTGCCGGCAGGCCGTCGACTGGCAGGCCGCGCACCCCGGCGAACCGCCGATCTTCGTGAGCGTGAACGTGGCCGTGCGCCAGGTCTGGGACTCCGACCTGGTGACGGACGTGGCCCGCATCCTGGAGGAGACGCGGCTCGAACCCCGGCTGCTCCAGCTGGAGCTGACCGAGTCGGCCGTGATGGGCTCGGCCGGGCGGCCGTTGCGGGACCTCCAGGCGCTCAGCGACATGGGGGTGCGCATCGCCATCGACGACTTCGGCACGGGCTACTCGAACCTGGCGTATCTGAGCCGGCTGCCGGTGTCCGTGCTGAAGCTGGACGGCGCCTTCGTCCGGGGCTTCCAGTACGAGGGCGACGAGACGGCGGCGGTGACGCCGAACCCGGCCGACGAGGTGGTGGTCGAGGCGATGATCCAGCTCGCCCACCGGCTGGGCCTGACGGTCACCGCGGAGTGCGTGGAGACGCTGGCGCAGGCCTCACGGCTGCGGCGGATCGGCTGTGACACCGGCCAGGGCTGGCTGTACTCCCGGCCGGTGTCCCCGGACCGCATCTCCGAGCTGCTCGGCGTGAAGGTCTGA
- a CDS encoding LLM class flavin-dependent oxidoreductase: MAADDTGADGIRGTAHGTAPTPLSVLDLVTVSAGHTATEALRTSVELSRLAEARGFHRYWVAEHHSMPGVASSSPAVILAHLAAHTERIRLGSGGVMLPNHAPLVIAEQFGTLEALAPGRVDLGLGRAPGTDGATAAALRRTDHLNEGADDFPEQLGELIRFLDDDFPDGHPYRRIHAVPGPVQGTSPGGVQSTHRPPVWLLGSSGFSARLAGVLGLPFAFAHHFSARNTVPALDLYRETFRPSAVLDRPYALIGVGTLATDDEKEARRQLKAAALSMIRLRTGRPGLVPSVEEAESYEFTEMERDFADSWNANVVHGTPDEVRAGLDDLQKRTGADELMLTSNAPGMDVRLRSYELIADAYGLPTA, encoded by the coding sequence GTGGCCGCAGACGACACCGGGGCCGACGGGATCCGGGGCACGGCGCACGGCACGGCACCGACACCCCTGTCCGTGCTGGACCTCGTCACGGTCAGCGCCGGCCACACCGCCACCGAGGCGCTGCGCACCAGCGTCGAGCTGTCCAGGCTGGCCGAGGCCCGCGGCTTCCACCGCTACTGGGTAGCCGAGCACCACTCCATGCCGGGCGTGGCCTCCTCCTCCCCGGCCGTGATCCTCGCGCACCTCGCCGCCCACACCGAGCGCATCCGCCTCGGCTCCGGCGGCGTGATGCTCCCCAACCACGCGCCGCTGGTCATCGCCGAGCAGTTCGGCACCCTGGAGGCGCTGGCGCCGGGGCGCGTCGACCTCGGCCTCGGGCGCGCTCCCGGCACCGACGGCGCCACCGCGGCGGCCCTGCGCCGCACCGACCACCTCAACGAGGGCGCCGACGACTTCCCCGAGCAGCTCGGGGAACTGATCCGCTTCCTCGACGACGACTTCCCCGACGGGCACCCGTACCGCAGGATCCACGCCGTCCCCGGCCCCGTGCAGGGCACCTCGCCCGGCGGTGTCCAGTCCACCCACCGGCCGCCCGTCTGGCTGCTCGGCTCCTCCGGGTTCAGCGCCCGGCTCGCCGGCGTCCTCGGCCTGCCGTTCGCCTTCGCCCACCACTTCTCGGCACGCAACACCGTCCCCGCGCTCGACCTGTACCGGGAGACCTTCCGTCCCTCCGCCGTCCTCGACCGGCCCTACGCCCTCATCGGCGTCGGCACGCTCGCCACGGACGACGAGAAGGAGGCCCGGCGCCAGCTCAAGGCCGCCGCGCTCAGCATGATCCGGCTGCGCACCGGCCGCCCCGGCCTGGTCCCCTCGGTCGAGGAGGCGGAGAGCTACGAGTTCACCGAGATGGAACGGGACTTCGCCGACTCCTGGAACGCCAACGTCGTCCACGGCACACCCGACGAGGTCCGCGCCGGACTCGACGACCTCCAGAAGCGCACCGGCGCCGACGAGTTGATGCTCACCAGCAACGCGCCCGGCATGGACGTCCGGCTGCGCTCCTACGAACTCATCGCGGACGCCTACGGGTTGCCGACGGCCTGA
- a CDS encoding aspartate/glutamate racemase family protein, with protein sequence MTALGFLYPGHSAEDDYPRVEQLLASDIRLDVVHTDIGEDAHRVDALLRMGSAERLATGVEELRRTGAEAVVWACTSGSFVYGWEGAHDQVRSLAQAAGMPASSTSFAFVHAMRELGVRRVAVGATYPDDVADLFAAFLRAAGAEVVAVRGAGVVTAAEVATWEEKELFALAREADHAGAEAVLLPDTALHTASHVPALEEALGKPVLTANQVTVWEGLRLTDRRVHAPALGTLFTREPIVQV encoded by the coding sequence ATGACCGCACTGGGATTCCTCTACCCGGGCCACTCCGCCGAGGACGACTACCCGCGGGTCGAGCAGCTGCTCGCCAGCGACATCCGGCTGGACGTGGTGCACACCGACATCGGCGAGGACGCGCACCGCGTGGACGCGCTGCTGAGGATGGGCTCCGCCGAGCGGCTCGCGACGGGCGTCGAGGAGCTGCGGCGGACCGGCGCCGAGGCGGTCGTGTGGGCGTGCACCAGCGGCAGCTTCGTGTACGGCTGGGAGGGCGCCCACGACCAGGTGCGCTCCCTGGCCCAGGCGGCGGGCATGCCGGCGTCGTCGACGTCGTTCGCCTTCGTCCACGCGATGCGGGAGCTGGGGGTGCGCCGGGTGGCGGTCGGCGCGACCTACCCGGACGACGTGGCGGATCTCTTCGCCGCCTTCCTGCGGGCCGCCGGCGCGGAGGTCGTCGCCGTGCGCGGCGCCGGGGTCGTCACCGCGGCCGAGGTCGCGACCTGGGAGGAGAAGGAGCTGTTCGCGCTGGCGCGTGAGGCCGACCACGCCGGTGCCGAGGCGGTCCTGCTGCCGGACACCGCCCTGCACACCGCCTCCCACGTCCCCGCCCTGGAGGAGGCGCTCGGCAAGCCGGTCCTCACCGCCAACCAGGTCACCGTCTGGGAGGGCCTGCGGCTCACCGACCGCCGGGTGCACGCCCCGGCCCTCGGCACGCTGTTCACCCGGGAGCCGATCGTGCAGGTGTGA
- a CDS encoding aspartate/glutamate racemase family protein, translating to MELSFLGGPRPQRGVGVVAPFDFALDRELWRWVPDEVSLHLTRTPFVPVEVGLDLARLVSEHETLGDGVRTLTAISPEVVAYACTSGSFVGGVAGERALCEAMTRAGAVPAVTTSGALLEALAELRVRRVALVTPYTESVTRSLEEYVAEAGVAVAGCAYMGLTRHIWKVPYREVAEMAHRAVRAPADALFISCTNLPTYDVLPQLEAELRIPVISANQVTMWAALRRLGTRAVGPYQALIDPAARGGPVLPDVPDVPEQEQQ from the coding sequence ATGGAACTCTCCTTCCTCGGCGGACCCCGCCCGCAGCGCGGTGTCGGTGTCGTCGCCCCCTTCGACTTCGCGCTGGACCGGGAGCTGTGGCGGTGGGTCCCGGACGAGGTCTCCCTGCATCTGACGCGGACCCCGTTCGTGCCGGTCGAGGTCGGCCTCGATCTGGCCCGGCTGGTCAGCGAGCACGAGACGCTGGGCGACGGCGTGCGCACCCTGACCGCCATCAGTCCCGAAGTGGTCGCGTACGCCTGTACCTCGGGCAGCTTCGTCGGCGGCGTCGCGGGCGAGCGCGCGCTGTGCGAGGCGATGACCCGGGCCGGCGCGGTGCCCGCGGTGACCACCTCCGGGGCGCTGCTGGAGGCGCTGGCCGAACTGCGGGTCCGGCGAGTGGCGCTGGTGACGCCGTACACCGAGTCGGTGACCCGTTCCCTGGAGGAGTACGTGGCGGAGGCCGGGGTCGCCGTCGCGGGATGCGCGTACATGGGGCTCACCCGGCACATCTGGAAGGTGCCGTACCGGGAGGTGGCCGAGATGGCGCACCGGGCCGTCCGCGCCCCGGCCGACGCGCTGTTCATCAGCTGCACCAACCTGCCCACCTACGACGTGCTCCCGCAGCTGGAGGCGGAGCTGCGCATACCGGTGATCTCGGCCAACCAGGTGACGATGTGGGCTGCGCTGCGCCGGTTGGGTACCCGCGCGGTGGGACCGTATCAGGCGCTGATCGATCCGGCGGCGCGCGGCGGCCCGGTCCTCCCGGACGTGCCGGACGTGCCCGAACAGGAACAGCAGTAG
- a CDS encoding D-2-hydroxyacid dehydrogenase gives MTPPVPPASRPTLLVLDADPPPRLGRLTGRVRVEHADASTLAARLPHADVLLVWDFTSHAVRRAWPGEGPRPRWVHTASAGVDHLMCPELTASDTVVTNARGVFDQPIAEYVAALVLAMAKDLPRTLDLQRGREWRHREGQQVAGTRACVVGSGPIGRAIARTLKALDVTTALVGRVARTGIHGPEDLDRLIARADWVIAAAPLTERTRGMFDLRRFGVMQPSARFINVGRGQLVVTEALAEALRKRWFAGAALDVFEHEPLGPDSPLWEVPGLLVSPHMSGDTVGWRDRLGTQFVELYERWEAGRPLLNVVDKQRGYVPGR, from the coding sequence ATGACCCCACCCGTCCCACCCGCGTCCCGGCCCACGCTCCTCGTGCTCGACGCGGACCCCCCGCCCCGGCTGGGCCGGCTCACCGGACGCGTCCGGGTCGAGCACGCGGACGCGTCCACGCTCGCCGCCCGGCTCCCGCACGCGGACGTCCTGCTGGTCTGGGACTTCACCTCGCACGCCGTGCGCCGGGCCTGGCCCGGCGAGGGGCCCCGGCCGCGCTGGGTGCACACCGCGAGCGCGGGCGTCGACCATCTGATGTGCCCGGAACTCACCGCGTCCGACACGGTCGTCACCAACGCGCGCGGGGTCTTCGACCAGCCGATCGCCGAGTACGTGGCCGCGCTGGTGCTGGCGATGGCCAAGGACCTGCCGCGCACCCTGGACCTCCAGCGCGGCCGGGAGTGGCGGCACCGCGAGGGGCAGCAGGTGGCGGGGACCCGCGCGTGCGTCGTCGGCTCGGGTCCCATCGGCCGGGCGATCGCCCGCACCCTGAAGGCGCTGGACGTGACGACCGCGCTGGTGGGGCGGGTCGCGCGGACCGGCATCCACGGCCCCGAGGACCTGGACCGGCTGATCGCGCGCGCCGACTGGGTGATCGCGGCGGCACCGCTGACCGAGCGGACCCGCGGGATGTTCGACCTGAGGCGTTTCGGCGTCATGCAGCCCTCGGCCCGGTTCATCAACGTCGGGCGCGGGCAGCTCGTCGTCACCGAGGCGCTGGCCGAGGCGCTGCGGAAGCGCTGGTTCGCGGGGGCGGCGCTCGACGTCTTCGAGCACGAACCCCTCGGCCCGGACAGCCCGTTGTGGGAGGTGCCGGGGCTGCTCGTCTCGCCGCACATGAGCGGGGACACGGTCGGCTGGCGCGATCGGCTCGGCACGCAGTTCGTGGAGCTGTACGAGCGCTGGGAGGCGGGCAGACCGCTGCTGAACGTGGTGGACAAACAGCGCGGGTACGTACCCGGCCGCTGA
- a CDS encoding amidase produces the protein MTELAGLTAVQLLDGYRTGRFDPVDATRAALERAERSRPRVNAFVRLTAEEALARAAESARRWRDGTPAGPLDGVPVTVKDILLTRGTPTLRGSRTVPERGRWDEDAPSVARLREQGAVFLGKTTTPEFGWKGVTDSPLSGVTRNPYDLSRTAGGSSGGAAAAVALGAGPLALGTDGGGSVRIPAAFCGVFALKPTYGRVPLYPASAFGSLAHVGPMTRDAADAALLLDVIGVPDPRDGTALPPAPGPFAAALAGGVRGLRIAYSPTLGGQVAVRPAVATAVRRAVERLAHLGAYVEERDPDLTDPVEAFHTLWFSGAARVVQRLGPAERALLDPGLREICALGARHSALEYLAAVDVRRDLGRRMGRFHTSYDLLVTPTLPITAFEAGAEVPKGSGHRRWTGWTPFTYPFNMTQQPAATVPVGTDADGLPVGLQLVAARHRDDLVLRAAHALYEAGAAGVPAPPSAPGGSEPAEAQ, from the coding sequence ATGACGGAACTCGCCGGACTGACCGCCGTACAACTCCTCGACGGATACCGCACCGGGCGGTTCGACCCGGTCGACGCGACCCGTGCCGCGCTGGAACGGGCCGAGCGGAGCCGGCCACGGGTCAACGCGTTCGTCCGGCTGACGGCCGAGGAGGCCCTGGCGCGGGCCGCCGAGTCGGCGCGGCGGTGGCGGGACGGCACACCGGCCGGGCCGCTCGACGGGGTGCCGGTCACGGTGAAGGACATCCTGCTGACGCGGGGCACGCCGACGCTGCGCGGCTCCCGGACCGTCCCCGAGCGGGGCCGCTGGGACGAGGACGCGCCGTCGGTGGCGCGGCTGCGCGAGCAGGGCGCCGTGTTCCTCGGCAAGACGACGACGCCCGAGTTCGGTTGGAAGGGCGTCACCGACTCGCCGCTGTCCGGCGTCACCCGCAACCCCTACGACCTGTCCCGTACGGCGGGCGGCTCCAGCGGGGGCGCCGCCGCCGCCGTGGCGCTGGGCGCGGGACCGCTCGCCCTGGGCACCGACGGCGGCGGCAGCGTCCGTATCCCGGCCGCGTTCTGCGGTGTGTTCGCGCTGAAGCCGACGTACGGGCGGGTCCCGCTGTACCCGGCGAGCGCCTTCGGCTCGCTCGCGCACGTCGGCCCGATGACCCGGGACGCGGCGGACGCGGCGCTGCTGCTCGACGTGATCGGTGTGCCCGACCCCCGGGACGGGACGGCGCTCCCGCCCGCGCCCGGCCCCTTCGCGGCCGCCCTGGCGGGCGGGGTGCGGGGGCTGCGGATCGCCTACTCGCCGACCCTGGGCGGCCAGGTCGCGGTGCGTCCCGCGGTGGCGACGGCGGTCCGGCGGGCGGTGGAACGGCTGGCGCACCTCGGGGCGTACGTCGAGGAGCGCGACCCCGACCTCACCGATCCCGTGGAGGCGTTCCACACCCTGTGGTTCTCCGGGGCGGCCCGGGTCGTCCAGCGCCTCGGACCGGCCGAACGCGCCCTCCTGGACCCCGGGCTGCGGGAGATCTGCGCCCTCGGCGCCCGGCACAGCGCGCTGGAGTACCTGGCCGCCGTGGACGTCCGCCGGGACCTGGGCCGCCGGATGGGCCGCTTCCACACGTCGTACGACCTGCTGGTCACGCCCACCCTGCCGATCACGGCGTTCGAGGCGGGCGCGGAGGTGCCGAAGGGGTCCGGGCACCGGCGGTGGACCGGGTGGACGCCGTTCACCTACCCGTTCAACATGACGCAGCAGCCCGCCGCGACGGTCCCGGTCGGCACCGACGCCGACGGACTGCCCGTGGGACTGCAACTGGTGGCCGCCCGGCACCGGGACGACCTGGTGCTGCGCGCGGCGCACGCGCTGTACGAGGCGGGCGCGGCCGGGGTGCCCGCGCCGCCGTCCGCGCCCGGCGGGTCAGAGCCTGCGGAAGCGCAGTGA
- a CDS encoding DUF3830 family protein yields the protein MADRYLEISLVERGISCTARLLDDRAPLTCEAVWKSLPLSGDVYHAKYARNEIYALFPPFAETEPPLENPTVTPIPGDLCYFSFAGAELGTSAYGYDREVRPGTTVVDLALFYERNNLLLNGDVGWVPGIVWGQVVDGLEAMADGCNDLWRTGAAGESLRFRRL from the coding sequence ATGGCCGACCGATATCTCGAGATCTCCCTGGTCGAGCGCGGAATCAGCTGCACGGCCCGACTCCTCGACGACCGGGCGCCGCTCACCTGCGAAGCCGTCTGGAAATCCCTTCCGCTGTCCGGCGACGTCTATCACGCCAAATACGCCCGCAACGAGATCTATGCCCTTTTCCCGCCCTTCGCGGAAACCGAGCCACCGCTGGAGAATCCGACCGTCACGCCTATTCCGGGCGACCTGTGCTATTTCTCCTTCGCCGGCGCCGAACTCGGCACCTCCGCCTACGGCTACGACCGGGAGGTCCGTCCCGGCACGACCGTGGTGGACCTGGCCCTCTTCTACGAGCGCAACAACCTGCTCCTCAACGGGGACGTCGGCTGGGTGCCCGGCATCGTCTGGGGCCAGGTCGTGGACGGTCTGGAGGCGATGGCCGACGGCTGCAACGACCTGTGGCGCACCGGGGCCGCCGGTGAGTCACTGCGCTTCCGCAGGCTCTGA